In Myotis daubentonii chromosome 6, mMyoDau2.1, whole genome shotgun sequence, a genomic segment contains:
- the ENPP4 gene encoding bis(5'-adenosyl)-triphosphatase ENPP4 isoform X3, with protein MKLLVILLFSGLITACRGSNSSYSLPPKLLLVSFDGFRADYLQNYEFPHLQNFIKEGVLVEHVKNVFITKTFPNHYSIVTGLYEESHGIVANSMYDVITKKYFSDFNDRDPFWWNEAVPIWVTNELQENRSSAAAMWPGTDIPIHNTTPSYFMNYSSSVSFEERLNNITMWLSNSNPPVTFAALYWEEPDASGHKYGPEDKENMRRVLKEIDDLIGDLVHKLKMLGLWENLNVIITSDHGMTQCSKERLINLDICLNRSDYTLIDFTPVAAILPKINKTEVYNKLKNCSSHMNVYLKEDIPARFHYQHNDRIQPIILVADEGWTIVLNNSSLKSV; from the exons ATGAAGCTACTagtaatacttttattttctggacTTATAACTGCGTGTAGAGGTAGTAACTCTTCGTATAGTTTGCCACCGAAGTTACTACTGGTGTCCTTTGATGGCTTCAGAGCTGACTATCTACAGAACTATGAATTTCCTCATCTCCAGAATTTTATCAAAGAAGGCGTCTTAGTGGAGcatgttaaaaatgttttcatcacAAAGACATTTCCAAACCACTATAGTATTGTGACGGGCTTGTATGAAGAAAGCCATGGCATTGTAGCTAATTCCATGTATGATGTAATcaccaagaaatatttttctgactTTAATGACAGGGATCCTTTTTGGTGGAATGAGGCAGTACCTATATGGGTGACCAATGAGCTTCAGGAAAACAGATCAAGTGCTGCTGCTATGTGGCCTGGCACCGATATACCCATTCACAATACCACTCCTTCCTATTTTATGAATTATAGCTCCTCAGTATCATTTGAGGAGAGACTAAATAATATTACCATGTGGCTGAGCAATTCAAACCCACCAGTTACTTTTGCTGCGCTCTATTGGGAAGAACCAGATGCAAGTGGACATAAATATGGACctgaagataaagaaaatatgcgCAGAGTGTTGAAAGAAATAGATGACCTTATTGGTGACTTAGTCCACAAACTCAAGATGTTAGGATTGTGGGAAAATCTTAATGTGATCATTACAAGCGACCATGGGATGACCCAGTGTTCTAAGGAAAGACTGATAAACTTGGATATCTGCCTCAATCGTTCAGACTACACTCTTATAGATTTTACCCCAGTTGCTGCAATACTTCccaaaataa aTAAAACAGAGGTTTATAACAAACTAAAAAACTGTagctctcacatgaatgtttatcTCAAAGAAGACATTCCTGCCAGGTTTCATTATCAACATAATGATCGAATTCAGCCTATTATTTTGGTTGCTGATGAAGGCTGGACAATTGTGCTAAATAATTCATCACTAAAAT CTGTTTAA
- the ENPP4 gene encoding bis(5'-adenosyl)-triphosphatase ENPP4 isoform X2, with protein sequence MKLLVILLFSGLITACRGSNSSYSLPPKLLLVSFDGFRADYLQNYEFPHLQNFIKEGVLVEHVKNVFITKTFPNHYSIVTGLYEESHGIVANSMYDVITKKYFSDFNDRDPFWWNEAVPIWVTNELQENRSSAAAMWPGTDIPIHNTTPSYFMNYSSSVSFEERLNNITMWLSNSNPPVTFAALYWEEPDASGHKYGPEDKENMRRVLKEIDDLIGDLVHKLKMLGLWENLNVIITSDHGMTQCSKERLINLDICLNRSDYTLIDFTPVAAILPKIMGDHGYDNSLSSMHPFLAAHGPAFHKGYKQCTIDSVDIYPMMCHILGLKPHPNNGTFGHIQCLLVDQWCIRLPEAIGIVLGVLLILTILTCLFIIMQNRLSAPQPFSRLQLQEDDDDPLID encoded by the exons ATGAAGCTACTagtaatacttttattttctggacTTATAACTGCGTGTAGAGGTAGTAACTCTTCGTATAGTTTGCCACCGAAGTTACTACTGGTGTCCTTTGATGGCTTCAGAGCTGACTATCTACAGAACTATGAATTTCCTCATCTCCAGAATTTTATCAAAGAAGGCGTCTTAGTGGAGcatgttaaaaatgttttcatcacAAAGACATTTCCAAACCACTATAGTATTGTGACGGGCTTGTATGAAGAAAGCCATGGCATTGTAGCTAATTCCATGTATGATGTAATcaccaagaaatatttttctgactTTAATGACAGGGATCCTTTTTGGTGGAATGAGGCAGTACCTATATGGGTGACCAATGAGCTTCAGGAAAACAGATCAAGTGCTGCTGCTATGTGGCCTGGCACCGATATACCCATTCACAATACCACTCCTTCCTATTTTATGAATTATAGCTCCTCAGTATCATTTGAGGAGAGACTAAATAATATTACCATGTGGCTGAGCAATTCAAACCCACCAGTTACTTTTGCTGCGCTCTATTGGGAAGAACCAGATGCAAGTGGACATAAATATGGACctgaagataaagaaaatatgcgCAGAGTGTTGAAAGAAATAGATGACCTTATTGGTGACTTAGTCCACAAACTCAAGATGTTAGGATTGTGGGAAAATCTTAATGTGATCATTACAAGCGACCATGGGATGACCCAGTGTTCTAAGGAAAGACTGATAAACTTGGATATCTGCCTCAATCGTTCAGACTACACTCTTATAGATTTTACCCCAGTTGCTGCAATACTTCccaaaataa tgggtGACCATGGTTATGATAATTCTTTGTCTAGTATGCATCCATTTCTGGCTGCCCACGGTCCTGCATTTCACAAAGGCTACAAACAATGCACAATTGATAGTGTGGATATTTATCCAATGATGTGCCACATCCTGGGACTGAAACCACATCCAAATAATGGAACCTTTGGTCATATTCAGTGTTTGTTAGTTGACCAGTGGTGCATTAGACTCCCAGAAGCCATTGGAATTGTTCTTGGTGTGCTCTTGATCTTAACCATTCTAACGTGCCTCTTCATAATCATGCAGAATAGACTGTCTGCACCGCAGCCATTTTCCCGACTTCAGTTacaagaagatgatgatgatccTTTAATTGACTAA
- the ENPP4 gene encoding bis(5'-adenosyl)-triphosphatase ENPP4 isoform X1, whose translation MKLLVILLFSGLITACRGSNSSYSLPPKLLLVSFDGFRADYLQNYEFPHLQNFIKEGVLVEHVKNVFITKTFPNHYSIVTGLYEESHGIVANSMYDVITKKYFSDFNDRDPFWWNEAVPIWVTNELQENRSSAAAMWPGTDIPIHNTTPSYFMNYSSSVSFEERLNNITMWLSNSNPPVTFAALYWEEPDASGHKYGPEDKENMRRVLKEIDDLIGDLVHKLKMLGLWENLNVIITSDHGMTQCSKERLINLDICLNRSDYTLIDFTPVAAILPKINKTEVYNKLKNCSSHMNVYLKEDIPARFHYQHNDRIQPIILVADEGWTIVLNNSSLKLGDHGYDNSLSSMHPFLAAHGPAFHKGYKQCTIDSVDIYPMMCHILGLKPHPNNGTFGHIQCLLVDQWCIRLPEAIGIVLGVLLILTILTCLFIIMQNRLSAPQPFSRLQLQEDDDDPLID comes from the exons ATGAAGCTACTagtaatacttttattttctggacTTATAACTGCGTGTAGAGGTAGTAACTCTTCGTATAGTTTGCCACCGAAGTTACTACTGGTGTCCTTTGATGGCTTCAGAGCTGACTATCTACAGAACTATGAATTTCCTCATCTCCAGAATTTTATCAAAGAAGGCGTCTTAGTGGAGcatgttaaaaatgttttcatcacAAAGACATTTCCAAACCACTATAGTATTGTGACGGGCTTGTATGAAGAAAGCCATGGCATTGTAGCTAATTCCATGTATGATGTAATcaccaagaaatatttttctgactTTAATGACAGGGATCCTTTTTGGTGGAATGAGGCAGTACCTATATGGGTGACCAATGAGCTTCAGGAAAACAGATCAAGTGCTGCTGCTATGTGGCCTGGCACCGATATACCCATTCACAATACCACTCCTTCCTATTTTATGAATTATAGCTCCTCAGTATCATTTGAGGAGAGACTAAATAATATTACCATGTGGCTGAGCAATTCAAACCCACCAGTTACTTTTGCTGCGCTCTATTGGGAAGAACCAGATGCAAGTGGACATAAATATGGACctgaagataaagaaaatatgcgCAGAGTGTTGAAAGAAATAGATGACCTTATTGGTGACTTAGTCCACAAACTCAAGATGTTAGGATTGTGGGAAAATCTTAATGTGATCATTACAAGCGACCATGGGATGACCCAGTGTTCTAAGGAAAGACTGATAAACTTGGATATCTGCCTCAATCGTTCAGACTACACTCTTATAGATTTTACCCCAGTTGCTGCAATACTTCccaaaataa aTAAAACAGAGGTTTATAACAAACTAAAAAACTGTagctctcacatgaatgtttatcTCAAAGAAGACATTCCTGCCAGGTTTCATTATCAACATAATGATCGAATTCAGCCTATTATTTTGGTTGCTGATGAAGGCTGGACAATTGTGCTAAATAATTCATCACTAAAAT tgggtGACCATGGTTATGATAATTCTTTGTCTAGTATGCATCCATTTCTGGCTGCCCACGGTCCTGCATTTCACAAAGGCTACAAACAATGCACAATTGATAGTGTGGATATTTATCCAATGATGTGCCACATCCTGGGACTGAAACCACATCCAAATAATGGAACCTTTGGTCATATTCAGTGTTTGTTAGTTGACCAGTGGTGCATTAGACTCCCAGAAGCCATTGGAATTGTTCTTGGTGTGCTCTTGATCTTAACCATTCTAACGTGCCTCTTCATAATCATGCAGAATAGACTGTCTGCACCGCAGCCATTTTCCCGACTTCAGTTacaagaagatgatgatgatccTTTAATTGACTAA